A DNA window from Solanum lycopersicum chromosome 3, SLM_r2.1 contains the following coding sequences:
- the LOC101259123 gene encoding silicon efflux transporter LSI2-like, with the protein MTMALTERVILGSIAFAIFWILAVFPAVPFMPIGRTAGSLLGANLIVIFRVLTPDEAYAAIDLPILGLLFGTMVVSIYLERADMFKYLGKLLAWKSRGAKDLLCRICLVSAISSAFFTNDTSCVVLTEFVLKIARQQNLPPHPFLLALASSANIGSSATPIGNPQNLVIAILSKITFGRFLFGIFPAMFVGVVVNAVLLLCMYWNVLSVQKGVENAEVELVLDEQVVSHRFAPATMSHVVNSLHSQDQFSGNEIIKDPNGVFDSSRNFNASREAANDHGSLQMRDKNVSLKTVDEREDQNFTSCEEKHNFSEIWRRLLWKICVYLVTIGMLISLLMGLNMSWTAITAALALVVLDFKDAKECLEKVSYSLLIFFCGMFITVDGFNRTGIPSAFWDFMEPYAKIDHAGGVAVLAVVILVLSNLASNVPTVLLLGVRVGASAGAISEASEKKAWLILAWVSTVAGNLSLLGSAANLIVCEQARRAQPSGYNLSFWTHLKFGVPSTIIVIAIGLILIGD; encoded by the exons ATGACTATGGCATTGACGGAGAGAGTGATTCTTGGTTCCATTGCTTTTGCAATATTTTGGATATTGGCAGTTTTTCCTGCTGTACCGTTTATGCCTATTGGAAGGACTGCAGGATCATTACTTGGTGCTAATTTAATCGTAATATTTCGAGTATTGACACCAGATGAAGCATATGCTGCTATTGATCTTCCAATTTTAGGACTTCTGTTTGGAACAATGGTTGTGAGTATTTATTTAGAAAGAGCAGATATGTTTAAGTACTTGGGAAAATTATTGGCTTGGAAAAGCAGGGGAGCTAAGGATTTACTCTGTAGAATCTGTTTGGTTTCTGCAATTTCAAGTGCTTTTTTCACTAATGATACTAGTTGTGTTGTGTTAACTGAGTTTGTGCTGAAAATTGCTAGGCAACAAAATCTCCCACCTCATCCGTTCCTTTTAGCTCTCGCGTCTAGTGCAAATATTGGATCTTCAGCAACTCCTATTGGGAATCCTCAGAACTTAGTTATAGCAATATTGAGCAAGATCACGTTCGGGAGGTTTTTATTTGGTATATTTCCTGCAATGTTTGTTGGAGTTGTTGTTAATGCTGTATTGTTGCTTTGCATGTATTGGAATGTGTTGTCTGTTCAGAAGGGTGTTGAAAATGCTGAAGTAGAATTAGTTTTGGATGAACAAGTAGTCTCTCATCGTTTTGCACCAGCAACGATGTCACATGTTGTTAACTCGTTACATTCTCAAGATCAGTTTAGTGGGAATGAAATCATCAAGGATCCAAACGGGGTGTTTGATTCTTCTAGGAATTTTAATGCCTCGAGAGAAGCAGCAAATGATCATGGATCACTTCAAATGAGGGACAAGAATGTGTCTTTGAAGACTGTCGATGAACGTGAAGATCAAAACTTCACATCTTGTGAGGAAAAGCACAACTTCTCTGAAATATGGAGAAGATTGTTGTGGAAAATATGTGTTTATCTTGTTACAATTGGAATGTTAATATCTTTATTGATGGGGCTGAATATGTCATGGACTGCTATCACAGCAGCACTTGCTCTTGTGGTTCTTGATTTCAAAGATGCTAAAGAATGCTTAGAAAAG GTATCGTATTCGCTGTTGATATTCTTCTGTGGTATGTTTATAACAGTAGATGGATTCAACAGAACAGGGATTCCAAGTGCTTTTTGGGATTTTATGGAACCATATGCCAAGATAGATCATGCTGGTGGTGTAGCAGTTCTTGCTGTTGTCATACTTGTCCTCTCAAATTTAGCTTCTAATGTGCCTACTG TTCTATTGCTGGGAGTTCGGGTAGGTGCATCAGCGGGTGCAATATCCGAAGCAAGTGAGAAGAAAGCGTGGCTCATCTTAGCCTGGGTTAGTACTGTGGCTGGCAACCTTTCACTATTAGGGTCAGCAGCAAACTTGATAGTATGTGAACAAGCTCGTCGCGCTCAACCTTCGGGGTACAATCTCTCATTCTGGACTCATCTCAAATTTGGAGTTCCCTCTACTATAATTGTTATAGCTATTGGTTTGATACTCATTGGAGATTGA